Proteins co-encoded in one Paraburkholderia edwinii genomic window:
- the tnpA gene encoding IS200/IS605 family transposase, whose protein sequence is MGRPRSTDPDLRHGRHCVFMMHVHLVFVTKYRRGVFTGEVIDELRVIFANVCRDFEAELVEFDGEHDHVHLLVNYPPKVAVSALVNSLKGVSSRMIRQKNYPGIRRKLWGGALWSPSYFAGSCGGAPIDVIRRYIEQQQTPH, encoded by the coding sequence ATGGGCCGTCCACGCAGCACGGACCCCGACTTGAGGCATGGAAGGCATTGCGTCTTTATGATGCACGTGCATTTGGTCTTCGTTACGAAATACCGTCGCGGGGTCTTCACTGGCGAAGTGATCGATGAACTGCGCGTGATCTTCGCGAACGTCTGCCGCGACTTCGAAGCGGAACTCGTTGAGTTCGACGGCGAGCACGACCACGTGCATCTGCTCGTAAACTATCCGCCGAAGGTCGCCGTTTCGGCGCTCGTGAATAGCCTGAAGGGTGTTTCGAGCCGGATGATTCGCCAGAAGAACTATCCGGGCATCCGGCGCAAGCTGTGGGGCGGTGCGCTATGGTCGCCGTCCTATTTTGCGGGCTCGTGCGGCGGCGCTCCAATCGACGTGATACGCCGCTACATCGAGCAGCAGCAGACGCCGCACTAA